A single Amphiprion ocellaris isolate individual 3 ecotype Okinawa chromosome 1, ASM2253959v1, whole genome shotgun sequence DNA region contains:
- the senp8 gene encoding sentrin-specific protease 8, whose translation MDPVVLSYQDSLLRRSDVSLLEGPYWLNDQVIGFAFEYFAAERFRVLGEAIIFISPEVTQFIKCASCPGELALFLEPLDLASRRWVFLAVNDNSNQSAGGSHWSLLLYHHTSNHFAHYDSQNGSNSLHARRIASKLEPFLSAGRKALFVEEPCPVQQNSYDCGMYVICIAEALCEKARVEGSPRLPVQTITPAYITQKRAEWCRLIQSLAQNDLCCSLSFP comes from the coding sequence ATGGATCCTGTGGTTCTGAGCTACCAGGACAGCCTGCTGCGGCGCTCCGACGTTTCCCTACTGGAAGGACCTTACTGGCTCAACGACCAGGTCATCGGTTTCGCCTTCGAGTACTTTGCTGCTGAGCGCTTCAGAGTCCTGGGAGAGgccatcatcttcatcagccCCGAGGTCACGCAGTTCATCAAGTGTGCTTCCTGCCCCGGCGAGCTGGCTTTGTTCCTGGAGCCGCTGGATCTGGCTTCCCGCCGCTGGGTCTTCCTGGCCGTCAACGACAACTCCAACCAGTCGGCCGGAGGATCCCACTGGAGCCTGCTGCTGTACCACCACACCTCCAACCACTTCGCCCACTATGACTCTCAGAACGGCAGCAACTCGCTGCACGCCCGACGCATCGCCAGCAAGCTGGAGCCGTTCCTGAGCGCCGGGAGGAAAGCGCTGTTCGTAGAGGAGCCCTGCCCGGTGCAGCAGAACAGCTATGACTGTGGCATGTACGTCATCTGCATCGCCGAGGCCCTGTGTGAGAAGGCTAGGGTGGAGGGCTCGCCTCGCCTTCCCGTGCAAACCATCACCCCGGCTTACATCACCCAGAAGAGGGCCGAGTGGTGCAGACTGATCCAGAGTTTAGCTCAGAATGACCTCTGCTGCTCGCTGTCCTTCCCTTAG